A segment of the Mauremys mutica isolate MM-2020 ecotype Southern chromosome 7, ASM2049712v1, whole genome shotgun sequence genome:
tccccggctatttaaagggccggggtggtagaagcaggggagccccgggccctttaaataacccccagagtcctggggtagcagggggctccagctgcctctgctgccccggtcctttaaatagcccccggagccctgccgcttccccagggctcccgtggctatttaaagggctggggcggtggaagcaggggagccacgggccctttaaatagccctcgagccccgggctgctgctgctaccctggtgggggagggaggaggaggaggcacttaccgtacagggtgggctgtaccccctgtacccacaccccctgcctgcagccagcccctgcctgcagccagccccgcactccctgccctgcctgcagccagcccctgcccgcaccagccccgcacctccagccctgtctccagacaacccctgccacacgcccctgcctgaagccagccagtcccgcactcctctgtctccagccctgccaacccctgccgcacccctctgcggccctgcctgaagccagccagcccaccccacatccccctgtctccagccagccccacagcccttgccctgcttgcagccagaccccacctccagtcagcccctgccctgcctccagccagccccatggccactggtgccctgcagttcccagggcagtaaccctgcacacctgcttcaatgagggggggcagggaacagctgggacccacacatgtgcacaccctagggtgaccagacagcaagtgtgaaaaattggaacagggggtggggggtagtaggatcctatataagaaaaagacccaaaaatcaggactgtccctataaaatcaggacatctggtcaccctagcacacccccagggagtggtggggacccacacatgtgaaacagagctcatttctagttcaggcccatctttttaaaaaagaactttaggtcgggttaacatacagccgtattttcctggacacgtccagctttttggttcttaaatcgccatccgggaggaatttttaaaaatacggacgtatggtaaccctattggtacaaaatatacatactgtggcacatcccttaaagcagaactttttacagAGAACccgttgctaagaaatgaaaggcttttttttacattttttttttttttagtcatccctgccggggccccgccgaaaatgttcgaattgggccccgcacttcctaaagccggctctGGGCggtgacacctctcgatgacaccacttgccgccgacaagcaacgtcatcgagaggcgtcaccgccgaaacgccgcagaaatttggcggcatttcggcggatgctccaccgctgctatggtccttcatctggcgcccgccagatgaaaaggttggggaccactgctgtacgGTCTCTGGTTCGATTGTTGCTGTCCGTTGCATAACTAATTTTGCTAAGTGTAAATCAGCTctggtggtggggtataattgtcttacaatgttaggattggttagaaaACTGTTTAGTAATATTTTGGTTATGATTGGCTAAGGTCCAGCCAAGCAAGACttaagtttcactatataaactaaggtccaaaaggaagttctttggaaccaactccaggacacagccccaagatcagagctgccagacctcaactcCCTACAAACCACACCGTGCAAAAGCTGGAGTCCCCCagatgacctgatcctgactggccttcaagaaaagttcatctgccttATTGGAAGTAGAGAGCATCATATGCTTAGCGTGTGCATTCTGTTTTGGTGagtgttaataaatagaggttaagtaggatattactgtgtaatgCTCTTTCACTGGTCAAAGACCCTGTAAACCCACAGAAGATTAAGCTCGGAGTCCATGGAGGGGTAAAGCCCAGAGCCCATGGAGGGGTAAAGTTAGGTGCCTTTCACCTGGAGCCTTAGGAACTGGGAAAGGGAGAGGGTGCCTAAAATCAACCAGGTTACgccttgagccctaggaactaGGTAGAGGTGGGATGTCCTAGAGTGTGCGGGCAACAAATTTAGGGAAAAGTTGGGTGTCTTATACCcagagccctaggaactgggaaaGGGTGGGTGTGCCTAAATGGACAGGGTTATGCCTTGAGCCCACAGAAgggtaaaggtgggtgccctAGAGATAACAGATAATTTTGCGCAGGTAACACAGGGTGGCCGCAGGAGACTCGGGTAGGCAAgaggcagggtgagggtggggagacaGGAGCCCCGCACAGCCACGAGAACACAaaggggctggggaagagccCTCAGCCTGCAGGACATATGGGGAGCTGGGGAAAGAGAaattctcttctctctcctctcccccacaatgGCACCAGAGAACCTGCCTGCACAGGACTGCTAACAGGAAACCAGGCTGGATGGACCCAGCTCAGGGGAGTGTTCATCTCTTCCAACTCCAGAGCATGATGGGAAGGGAAACCATCCCTGAATGCTGGGACAATCATTCACATCCTTGTGCCCAACTCCCCAGGGATTGAGaccaccctccccccagccccactccaggcaGGCAGGGTGAGCCCACCTGGTCTCAAGCGGCAGGCCCGTGTGTAGGCTGTGTACGTGGGGTGGGGGGACGTCTTGCAGGCCATTACCCACCCCCCTGGCACTCACACAGACTCTCCGTGTTGGCGCTGGGCTCCAGCTGCGACACGTCCTGGGGGAAGCTGCAATCCCAGCCGTCCACAATGGCCTGATCCTTATCCCctggggaggagacagaggtAGGGGGTGAGATAAACACTGCCCCAGGGGCACAAGGGGCTAATGCAGCAACGGCAACTGAATGCAATGTGGGGTAACTCCTACCTGTCAGCTCCCTGAGCTGGGCCAGTGTGGGCAAGGCCGGGGGGCTGCGCGTCTGCAGGAAGAACAGCACCAGCAGGGTCAGTGCGTAGTTGTTGAGGAGGGGGCCGCCCCCAAAGGGGTTTCCTGAGGGGAGATGGGGGACATTAGACAAGGTGACAGGGGTGTCCATACCCCCAAGTCCTAGACCCATGCACCGCCCAGCATTATTCCTCCAGTTGGGCGCTCTAACCATGCACCCCCCTAGCCAGGGGAAGCGGGAGTCCTCACCTGCCAGGGCCTGCTGCTTGGCCCAGTAGCGCAGTGCATAGACCAGGGGCCGCACCCGCTCATCTGCCTCTGTACAGAGCTGTAGGAAGCGTGTATTGCAGAGCGCCAGCCTGCCAGAGAGATGGGACAAGTTGGGGGGGCAGCatcaacctccccaccccccacacacacacctgaggcACCCCCAACACTCGCcactgcccactccaccccccacccggcCAAGGGCAGCCCCATGTGCATTTGGAGCTGGTAAACAAGTCTCAGCCATGGAGCCAGGATGCTCCGTGTCTCCCTAGAGACGCTCAACTGTTCTCTGCACACCCTGCCCTGGGGGTATGCTCTAGATGGgagaggtccccctcccctcccagatggAGCTGGCTCCCACCCCAGGCTCGAGTTGCCCTCCCGCCATCCCCCACATGCACACCCTGGCCTCTgggccctgcctcccaggctctGCACCTATTATTGATGGAGATGTCTCCCAGCAGCCCCGAGTCCTTGTGGCAGAACTTGACGACAGGGCGGCGGGCACTGTGCACCACCTGGACATTGTGCACACCCGGTACGCACTTCCGTAGCACAGCTGCCACCAGCTCCAGCACCTCGGGCACCGTCGCTGTTGTCAGATCAATGTCACTCAGGATGGAGTCCTCTGAGTCAGagtctggccctgccccctcctcggCCTGCAAGGGGTTGGACTTAGTGCCCAGCACTCATCATGCCCCCCACCTGCAAAAGTCCCTGGTACCAGTGCCTACCCTGCAACCCTCCAACCCCCAGGGGTCCCTGTTACCATCCATTCTCACCTGTGCCCCCTGGGGTCCCTTTGCAGATGCctggaaggtttttgttttctccAGGTCCAGGAACAAATCCAGGTCACAGCCATGGATGTCAAATCCATTCACCGATGAGCCAAAGGGGAGGATGGCGCACCCTGTGTGCACACAGGAGGCAAAGGTCatggcagtgacacacacacacacacccctacctacctacctctGAAACTTACCAGGGAAGAACTCTGAGAAAACCTCCTGGAACAGGGTGACCAGTAGGTGTCGCAGCCGCCTCTCGCTCTCGGAGAGCTCAAACAGCTGCACCAGCTGTGACATCTGGGCATCCacctgggtgtgtggggagggagtgagggagcATCATCATCaaacagcctccccccaccacaacaTGTGCACAGGATTGCACAGCCCAAAACCCCACTCCACCCATCTAAGAACCcccctgccctccttcctccccacccctaaGCTCTGTGAGCACACAGCCCAAACCTCCACTCCAGGGATCATCCCAGCTCCAGACAGCTCAGAATCTCCCCGCATACGCACACCCTAggggactgtccctgccccatgcaGCTCAGCAGCCACCTTTGTCAGCAGCCAGGAGACGCCCCAGGTCCCCATCCACACTCACATCATCAGCCTGGCACAGTGCCTGGACCAGCTTTTCAGGACTCAGTTGTACATGATGTGCAGATCCCTGCTTCTTGGGAGGCATGTATTTGAATTCCTTCTTCTCCCGGGGCTTCACCCGCAGCCGCTGCCCCCCCAGGCAATGCTCCGGCTGGGCCAGCACCTTCTCCATCACctcctggtcctgcagctccacaATAGCATAGACCCCCTGCGGGCAAAAAGCACAGGCTGTTAGTACCAGGGAGGGGTCTCATCCACCCCAGGAAGCCCCTAGCCTGACCATGGGACTCACCTTGTCTTTATCCATCACCACACTGGCCACGCCCCCGAAGGCCTGGAAGTACTCACTCAGCTCAGGGGCTGATGTACCCTTGTGGAAGCCACTGACAAAGACACTGCGCAGCTCCTGGTCTTGGCGTTTGGCACGCAAGCTCTCCAGCCGCTGGTGCTTCTTCCCCTGCAGATGATCTTgtaggctgggctctgcaggggaggCACATGCAGCTCAGGAGTGATGGGGAAAtgcaggggcagaggcaggatggGGTTGAAGGTCACACTGTCCCCAGATTGCAACTCCCTCAAATACTGACATCCCTGAACCAGAGGCCAATCTTTAACTTGACACTAACCCCCATATAGTGACCTCTGATCCAACACCCCCCACAAGCACTCCCAGTCTGTGACCCCTGACCTGGCCGGAGACCAAGACATCTACACTCACAATGCTGCTTTGTTTGCCCCGACACTAACCtctgcccccccaaacacacCATAACACCCCAACACTGACCCCGATTGTGACCTCTGACCTGCATGGTGACCTGACAGCACTCACAAgtccggattaaccttttgtgggcctggcgccaaacTTATTTGTGAgcccccatggaggcaatggagcatgACGCATGGAGGTCAGTCCTCAGAgggaggggccagccaggggcaatggggcggggcatggcaggggcagccctgctccactcagcccagtgcgagggcactatttacaaaccaacagttgccagacacacagtggcccgcccggccctgtgctgccagcatgccacTTCCCGTCAGGGGTGGGGTGTGGGCCCATGCCGTGCCACacaacaccatccctgcccagcacagccccatcacaactgcccagcaccccccacagaacccccacaTACACatcttccctggcccctcacagcccagcaacacccccacccccgcaagaAACCCACttccccatgccctgcctcccagccgcactcactggccctgctgggaggaaactgtgtctgccaggctgagctggcagtTCAGCCAGAGCTGGTCCCAGAGTGGGGAATTGCTCAGGTCCCTCGGGAGTGTtgtgatcagccaggccagggcctgccccgGACAGGCTCCCTCAAGACACACTTCCCTCAAGACActagaggggcccagccaagctccccacaCTATCTCCCCCCAGCTGAGGCTGGCCAaacttctgcaccagtcccaggcagctcagctccagggagacaggtggggtcccacaggtggtgggaagcagagactgcccagagccagaggtgcactggggtccagccagggggcagagaggagcagggaggtggggacAAGGAGGCAGCAGGCCAAGCggagcaagtggtgggcgggAGGAGCCAGCGGGGTCTCGGGGCACAGTGCAAGTGGAGCAGGCCAGGGTCCCTTCTGAGCACGGGCTGGGCTCCATGgagccattgtaaacctgggacTAGACAGGAACCCATCCAGGTTATGGTCCAAAGGTGCCACGTCCTCTGACCCGttgtgacctctgaccccaggaCCAGACCTCCTATAACCTCTGACCTAAGTGGTGCCATGACCCCAACACTGCAGCCCCACCAGAGGGTGATCTCTGACCCCGACCCCCCAACTTCACCCCCCGCCCCGACCCCAGGTAACTCGCGACCCCGGTGACCCCGACCCCCCTCACTGTTGGCCGCAGTCACGTGACAGAGGCGGCAACGGAAGCCTCCGCGGGGCAGCGACTCCACATCCGGCTCCATCCCGGGACCGAACTGCGCGCCACCGGAAGCGTTTCCTCCCTGATCTGCCCTACCAGGAAGCACTTCCAGCGGAAGTGCCCCATCTAGCGATCGTTTCTACAGGAAGTGGCGTGACGCCACTATAACTTCCGCCGGACGTGGTCCGTTCCGTTCCCATTCCCCCGACGGAGGTGGGGCTAATTAGAATGTGCCGTATTGGTAGCGTAGGGGTCGACACCTCATTAATAATCACGAGTGGGGCGCGCTGATTGGTGGAGGAGGGGGCGTGTCTTGCGCAGGGGCCGCGGCGAACGGGAGGCGCTGAGCCACCGGCAGCGGGTCCCTCCGGCTCGGAGCCGCCCCCAGCAGCGGGGGGGCCCCAAATATCTAGATACCCCCGGGGCCGGAACAAGTAGAGATCCCGCtccggctcctcccccacccccggccgggGCAAGTAGGGACCCTGCTTCCCGCCCCCCAATCCTAAATACCCttcccagcccccttccttcccgcagcccccgtaGAGCCTCCCCCATGGCGCTGTACCTGCTGGCCCAGCGTGCCCATGCCCGCCGGCGGCGGCGGGTGCCCCAGGAGCGGGTGTTCAAGCCCCGGATCCAGTTCCTGAACATGCCAGAGGAGCAGGTGATGCGGCGCTACCAGCTCAACCCTGAGATGATCCGAGACCTGTGCCACGCACTAGAGTGTGACCTGCAGCCCTCGACTGGCCGCAGCCATGCTCTCCCTGTTTATGTCAAGGTGACGGCTGCCCTCAACTTCTACACCTCGGGCACCTTTCAGACGCCGGCAGGCGACGCGGCTGGCATTAGCCAGGCCAGCATGTCCCGCTGCGTCTCCCAAGTCACGACTGCCCTGACCCGCCGTGCCAATACCTACATCCACTTCCCCTTCCAGCCTCGGCAGCAGGCCCGCACCAAAGAGGAGTTCCTGCGCATTGCTGGCTTTCCCAACGTGCTGGGCACGCTGGGCTGCACCCACGTGGCCCTCAAGCCGCCCTCGGATCACGAGAACCTCTACCGCAACCCACTGCGCTTCCACTCCATGAACATGCAGCTGGTGTGCGATGCCCATGGCATGATAACCCATGTGGTGGCCGAGTTCCCCGGCTCTGTGCCGGAtgcccacatcctcagctgttCCAGCCTCAGGGGCATCTTTGAGGGGCACCAGAACATGGATGGCTGGCTGCTGGGTGAGCCATGGCCTAGGGGCCCCTCCCTCAGCTGCCCCACCTGCCAATCTCATGCACCCGGGGCACCTCTTGGCTGTCCCCACTCCCTGGTGTCTCCACTGTCCACCACAGAAATAGGACTCTTATCTCAGCAGAGTAACCTAGATTCCCACCCCTAGCCCTGCCTGCACCTAGCAGCCAGGGAAGAAATCAAGGCTCCCTGCACCAGCTGTGAACCACAGGCCAAGCTCCAGTGGTGAGATTGCTCAGGGTTGTTCAAAACACAGGTTGTGTGGTGAAGGCTCCATGACAGTTGCTGGTCACCTGCATCCTCCAGCCCAGCCTGAATTCTCTGCTATGTGCAGGGGGCCCTGAGGGAGTGCCCACTCACCTACCAGATTCTGCTACCTGcctcagcctgccctgcccctcccatagGGGAGAGGGGCACACTATGTCTTGATAGGCCCTTCCTCCCTCTTGGAGCATCATGGACACTTGCAACTTCCAAGGTGCCCAAGAGAGGGAAGGACCCCCATTATTCCATTACCCACTCCCCTGAGCCTGTCCGtgtccctgcccagagcctgaTTGGAGTTGGCATCCTatagaggggagaggccccatcTTAAAGGCTGGAGATTGCCATGGGGATGGGTGGAAGGACAGGGACAGCCCGTGAGTCAACCTGCATAGCATAACCCATGCGTCTGGTTCTCCACAGCGGATGGCACCTAccccctgaagccctggctgctgaCACCCGTGGAGGCAGCAGAGACAGCAGCTGAGCAGCGATATAATGCAGCGCACATGGCCACGCAGGCTGCGGTGGGACGTACAGTGGGGGCACTAAAGGGCCGGTTCCGGTGTCTGGACCGGGCAGGGGGGGTGCTCCAGTACAGCCCCCTCAAGGTCTGCCACATCTTTGTGGCATGCTGTGTCCTGCACAACATGGCTGTGGGGCGGGGCATTGCTATGCCagagggggtggagctgggtgCCAGGCCACTTGCCCAGGCTTCtcctcaccctgagcccctctcccagGAGGCCCAGTACCTGCGGCAAGAGCTCATCACCAGCTACTTCAGCTGAGGGGCACCCTGACCTACATGCATGTGGGGGAAGATGTTGAGGGAGATGCAGGGGTTGGAAGCCAGCCCATAGACGTGTGTATGTGAGGGGGGAGAGTTTGTGGTAGTGGAAGGGCAAGACTCTCTGGGCTGGACTACGGGCTACAGCCCTACTCGAGCCAGCCCCATTTCCCTCCCAGCCCTTTGAACGGGTGGGGAGCACATACCTTCCGTAAGACAGAAACAGCAAGAGGCTTTGTTTGTGTAGGACCTATCCTCACAGGCAGCAGAGGCTAGGAtcctgccactgcagggagcagactgggctgctgcagccatttcccccaccccagcccctcccaggggAGGAAGCTAGCACTCTGGCAGCACTGGAGAAGGTACAGAGGGCACTCTCTTGCGTAGCCCCACACAGATCATAGGTGGCCCCCTGGCACCTCTCCCCTGCTAGGATATTAAACTGGCTCTTTGCCCCAGGACTGTGCCTGATGTTGAGTTGCGCCTCAGAGGGTGGGGCCCAATCACCCTTTACTTCCTTCTCAACACAAATACCCCCACAAACtggccccctccttcccctccaacagggcccagccccagggtgaGATGCAGTCATGTGACCAGCACCAGGCTGGCCAAAGGCATCAGCCCAGCATGAGGAGCCCCCTCTCTTCCCTGAGTGGCCCCCATGAACTGAGCGCTCCATCCAcctcctgtccctcccccaccaagtgagcccccagccccctcctcccccagcagcgGGCAGGTGAAGAAAAGGCGTTGGTTTATTTCCTGGTTGCTATAAGAACTGGTTACAGGTTGAGTTAAAAAAACAGACCGATTCTCCTCTCTGATCATGTACAAAACCCAGGCCCGGCTGGGCTtggtgggggagctgggcccagctgggGACATGGGCTCACGGGGGCAcagctgtggcttgtgggaaatGAGCAGAGACAGCAGAACCAACCCAGGGAAACAAGAAAAGACAAGTAGTAACTgcatttggggagagggggcagacggagcccctggctccccacaatcctgacacacacacacccccagccctgaagagggagggggagtttgtggaaataaaaaaatatttaaaaatagtgGAAGCCACACCCCTGCTCTTCAGCCCCTGGGCGGGTCCCTCAGGGGGCCGGGGGACACGTGGAACCAGACGCTGCAGCCCAGCTTGCCAAGCACACAGGCTCTGGAGATGGCGGAGGTGCGGCTCTGGGAAGAGGGGCCGGGCTCAGTCCTCCAGGATGATGGGTTCACTGGTGCtggcagggtgggctgggggccCCGGCACCAGCGGCGCTACCACAGGCCGTATGGGCAGCACTGGCTTCACCTTGAGTGGCAGGTTGGGCCTACGGGCAGCTCGGCGCATCTCCAGGTGGGTGAGAGCCTTGCGCAGCGCCCTGCAGGAGACAGACAGCGGGTCAGAGTGGGACAGCCTGTAagcagggggtcagggccccTCCAAATAtccccccaggcaggggcggctctacctttttggccgccccaagcagtcatgtgcgggaggcgccccggagccgcgggagcagcggacctcccgcgggcatgactgcggagggtccgctggtcgcgcagctcggctggacctcccgcagctgcggacggttcacaggtccggcggctccgcttgagctgccgcaggcatgcctgcgggaggtccagccgagccgcgggaccagcgaaccgtccgcagtcatgcctgcgggaggtccactggagccgcgggacgagcgccccctccgcagtcatgcctgcggcaggtccggtcgtcccggggctccagtggacctcccacaggcatgactgcggcaggtccgccggcccagcctgccgcccccccgggaaagggccgccccacgcgcgtgcttgccgcgctggggtctggagccggccctgcccccaggctgctGGAGGTCCAAACAGGCACAAGCCAGATAGCTCCTGCTGCCGCAACACACAAGAGCCCTCAGCTCGGTGAGGGGCAGCAAGTCACAGCAAGAAtgagccacagcccctgccctcctcccagagggtgggggggggaggggaggggagatagaATGCCCTCCCCCATTCAAAGACTAGTgggttggagtgggggtgagACTAAATCCCCCAATTTCCCACCATCCGAGAGCTTCGATTCTCCCCCAGCTGGCCTTGGGGTGCTCCCCACCAATCCCCTCCCATTACCAAGTGTTCCCTCTCCCTGTCCCACCATCTGCCATGATTTCCCCCGTTGTCTGgtgggacctgtcctccatgacctagtgactccccttccccccgttACCTGGGGCCccctctgcccctcacccccaaggTACCTGGTGTCCTTAGTGGCCACGAAGACAACAGGGTTGGGGGCATCAGCTGGGTTCAGCTTCTGACGCTTGACAGCTGGCTGGGCACTCGACCGCATCCCTGAGGTCATGGGCCGGCCATTGGCCGAAAACGGGACCCCGCTCCCTGCCACCTGCACCAATCACAGACCAGAGCCATCAGCTGGGCCTTACGCTCGCCTCTGcatggaccccaccccctacaccAATCATAGACCAAAACCATCAACTAAGCCCCACCCTCTATTGGGATCCACTAACCTGACTCCCATGGGGTTGCCTGAGCAGCGCCCCCCTTGGGAAGGGGCTCTAGGGTCCTGGAGCACAggcagaaagttctgacagcaaGCACCCACCCACGGGTGGGGACCCCCCCGGTCACTCATGCCATCGCTGCCCCCCAcaccagagtgtgtgtgtggcactCACGCTGTCATACGCCCTCTTGCCCACGATGCCGGCCAGGCCCCGGTTCTGGCTCATTTGGTTCCGGTTTATGGGCGTCTTGGTGCCACGTGGCGTTTTTGGTTTCAGAGGGGCCTGCGCAGCTGGAAAACCAGACAGCACCATGAGGATCCCACAGCCTAGTTCAttgccctctgcccctccccgacATCCTAACTCTCCATGCACACCCCTACCCCAATATATTAACCAAAcacagccctcccccaccacaatgcCCCACTGTACCCCCATGAGGATTCCTGCAGGGCTGCTCCCCAACCTTCCCTTGGGCATTCCTTAACTTGCACTAACTGGGGGGCTTGGGGATGGTGGTGTCCATGGGAATTCCCCTTTAAGTGTCTGAGCCCCACATGCGAGATGAGAATCATTTGCCCAGCAGTGTCCTGCCTGCCCGGTTCCCTCTCCGCACACCTGAGGGTATGAAGGGCGGCATGGCCATGACCATCCCTCTGTTCCCTCGTGTGTGTGCCTGCACGGATCTCATCCTAGGTGACTGGCCAGcagtcccacctcccaggtgccATCAGTGGCCCTGAACAGTGACTGGAACATGGCCTTTCTGAACCTGGCCTCTGGGCTTAAAGCCCAGTCTAGGACACAGCTCTGGACACAGGGCAGCAGGTTACTCCAACGGGAGGGTTCCTGAAACATGCAGAGGAGGCAGCCTGACCTGTGGCTGAAAAAGCTGTGGTACCTGGGGAGAGGGAACGCCTGCCATGTGATAACACTGGAA
Coding sequences within it:
- the TUT1 gene encoding speckle targeted PIP5K1A-regulated poly(A) polymerase isoform X3, encoding MDKDKGVYAIVELQDQEVMEKVLAQPEHCLGGQRLRVKPREKKEFKYMPPKKQGSAHHVQLSPEKLVQALCQADDVDAQMSQLVQLFELSESERRLRHLLVTLFQEVFSEFFPGCAILPFGSSVNGFDIHGCDLDLFLDLEKTKTFQASAKGPQGAQAEEGAGPDSDSEDSILSDIDLTTATVPEVLELVAAVLRKCVPGVHNVQVVHSARRPVVKFCHKDSGLLGDISINNRLALCNTRFLQLCTEADERVRPLVYALRYWAKQQALAGNPFGGGPLLNNYALTLLVLFFLQTRSPPALPTLAQLRELTGDKDQAIVDGWDCSFPQDVSQLEPSANTESLCSLLAEFFRVFGDHDFAGCVISLQEGRALPLPSFLLSEVGAKLKLGPFNVQDPFELSHNVAANVNEKIAQRFQHCCRDGAKYCRSLQYQRKSSKGKAWGLVRLFQPGVPEAGELGPDGLLITIPFMLMALSPGSRQQLCQARDFRRCWFDKVCAAITFVLKDVLKCSCMGPAGEPLGQEPTEQNGGEQPRSDERGSLAVSPAKKRPRVEGPAPEEEESVSWSCAVWHRVWMGRRRVRRQLRHLGSPQPDTEQEAGSLEVEEKVSEAIIQQEGDSLGAEPLLRFTACARVGGGQEDTRTLLYFTPAPQQGPLFQDFYHFLQGFLPRMVERYVGRAAWGRQ
- the TUT1 gene encoding speckle targeted PIP5K1A-regulated poly(A) polymerase isoform X2 — its product is MEPDVESLPRGGFRCRLCHVTAANKPSLQDHLQGKKHQRLESLRAKRQDQELRSVFVSGFHKGTSAPELSEYFQAFGGVASVVMDKDKGVYAIVELQDQEVMEKVLAQPEHCLGGQRLRVKPREKKEFKYMPPKKQGSAHHVQLSPEKLVQALCQADDVDAQMSQLVQLFELSESERRLRHLLVTLFQEVFSEFFPGCAILPFGSSVNGFDIHGCDLDLFLDLEKTKTFQASAKGPQGAQRRCPRCWSWWQLCYGSAYRVCTMSRWCTVPAALSSSSATRTRGCWETSPSIIGWRSAIHASYSSVQRQMSGCGPWSMHCATGPSSRPWQTRSPPALPTLAQLRELTGDKDQAIVDGWDCSFPQDVSQLEPSANTESLCSLLAEFFRVFGDHDFAGCVISLQEGRALPLPSFLLSEVGAKLKLGPFNVQDPFELSHNVAANVNEKIAQRFQHCCRDGAKYCRSLQYQRKSSKGKAWGLVRLFQPGVPEAGELGPDGLLITIPFMLMALSPGSRQQLCQARDFRRCWFDKVCAAITFVLKDVLKCSCMGPAGEPLGQEPTEQNGGEQPRSDERGSLAVSPAKKRPRVEGPAPEEEESVSWSCAVWHRVWMGRRRVRRQLRHLGSPQPDTEQEAGSLEVEEKVSEAIIQQEGDSLGAEPLLRFTACARVGGGQEDTRTLLYFTPAPQQGPLFQDFYHFLQGFLPRMVERYVGRAAWGRQ
- the TUT1 gene encoding speckle targeted PIP5K1A-regulated poly(A) polymerase isoform X1: MEPDVESLPRGGFRCRLCHVTAANKPSLQDHLQGKKHQRLESLRAKRQDQELRSVFVSGFHKGTSAPELSEYFQAFGGVASVVMDKDKGVYAIVELQDQEVMEKVLAQPEHCLGGQRLRVKPREKKEFKYMPPKKQGSAHHVQLSPEKLVQALCQADDVDAQMSQLVQLFELSESERRLRHLLVTLFQEVFSEFFPGCAILPFGSSVNGFDIHGCDLDLFLDLEKTKTFQASAKGPQGAQAEEGAGPDSDSEDSILSDIDLTTATVPEVLELVAAVLRKCVPGVHNVQVVHSARRPVVKFCHKDSGLLGDISINNRLALCNTRFLQLCTEADERVRPLVYALRYWAKQQALAGNPFGGGPLLNNYALTLLVLFFLQTRSPPALPTLAQLRELTGDKDQAIVDGWDCSFPQDVSQLEPSANTESLCSLLAEFFRVFGDHDFAGCVISLQEGRALPLPSFLLSEVGAKLKLGPFNVQDPFELSHNVAANVNEKIAQRFQHCCRDGAKYCRSLQYQRKSSKGKAWGLVRLFQPGVPEAGELGPDGLLITIPFMLMALSPGSRQQLCQARDFRRCWFDKVCAAITFVLKDVLKCSCMGPAGEPLGQEPTEQNGGEQPRSDERGSLAVSPAKKRPRVEGPAPEEEESVSWSCAVWHRVWMGRRRVRRQLRHLGSPQPDTEQEAGSLEVEEKVSEAIIQQEGDSLGAEPLLRFTACARVGGGQEDTRTLLYFTPAPQQGPLFQDFYHFLQGFLPRMVERYVGRAAWGRQ
- the LOC123373973 gene encoding putative nuclease HARBI1, with amino-acid sequence MALYLLAQRAHARRRRRVPQERVFKPRIQFLNMPEEQVMRRYQLNPEMIRDLCHALECDLQPSTGRSHALPVYVKVTAALNFYTSGTFQTPAGDAAGISQASMSRCVSQVTTALTRRANTYIHFPFQPRQQARTKEEFLRIAGFPNVLGTLGCTHVALKPPSDHENLYRNPLRFHSMNMQLVCDAHGMITHVVAEFPGSVPDAHILSCSSLRGIFEGHQNMDGWLLADGTYPLKPWLLTPVEAAETAAEQRYNAAHMATQAAVGRTVGALKGRFRCLDRAGGVLQYSPLKVCHIFVACCVLHNMAVGRGIAMPEGVELGARPLAQASPHPEPLSQEAQYLRQELITSYFS